In Paeniglutamicibacter kerguelensis, one genomic interval encodes:
- a CDS encoding phosphonate ABC transporter ATP-binding protein → MTTLNLPTPLALPAPPADEPILRVSNLTKSFGGRTVLDGVDFTLHRGSVVAFLGANGSGKSTTLKCVMGLETPEAGSIQLDGTELSNLRGGELTRARASVAMVFQKIHLVPRRTALENVCAGALGRISGPASVSPMFFPRELKEEAMAALARVGLADRAHEKAGRLSGGQAQRVAVARALCQRASVLLADEPVSALDPRAAEEVMALLAELAHEENLAVAAVLHQPDLAMRHADHVIGLINGRIEYSGEISGLDASMLSRLYTPNRVAA, encoded by the coding sequence ATGACAACGCTGAACCTGCCCACGCCGCTGGCATTGCCCGCTCCCCCCGCCGACGAGCCGATCTTGCGGGTATCGAACCTGACCAAGTCATTCGGCGGCCGCACGGTCCTGGACGGCGTGGACTTCACGCTGCACCGCGGATCCGTCGTCGCATTCCTGGGCGCCAACGGGTCGGGGAAATCCACCACCCTCAAGTGCGTCATGGGCTTGGAAACCCCCGAAGCCGGTTCCATCCAATTGGACGGCACCGAGCTGTCCAACCTGCGCGGCGGCGAACTGACCCGCGCCCGGGCATCGGTTGCCATGGTCTTCCAGAAGATCCATCTGGTGCCCCGGCGCACCGCCCTGGAAAACGTATGTGCCGGGGCCCTTGGACGGATCAGCGGCCCGGCGTCGGTCAGCCCCATGTTCTTCCCCCGTGAACTCAAGGAAGAAGCGATGGCCGCCCTGGCCCGGGTGGGTCTTGCGGACCGCGCCCACGAAAAGGCAGGCCGGCTCTCCGGCGGCCAGGCACAGCGCGTGGCCGTGGCCCGGGCCCTGTGCCAGCGTGCCAGCGTCCTGCTCGCCGACGAACCCGTATCCGCATTGGACCCCCGTGCGGCCGAGGAAGTCATGGCCCTGCTTGCCGAACTGGCGCACGAGGAAAACCTCGCCGTCGCGGCCGTGCTGCACCAACCGGACCTGGCCATGCGCCATGCCGACCACGTCATTGGACTGATCAACGGCCGCATCGAGTACTCCGGCGAGATTTCCGGCCTTGATGCCTCCATGCTGTCCCGCCTTTACACCCCGAATCGAGTCGCGGCATGA
- the phnE gene encoding phosphonate ABC transporter, permease protein PhnE produces the protein MSTPVATLSVPKVPNAGWRMTSILTAIAVFIVFHVFALRGTDFQLSALVSGAEGMASFLADAFPPDLDWDKVVAPALKATTVTLWIGLLGTTLSIPSALLLAVFASRTTTPHPWVYQLSRAILSFFRAVPDIVFALIFVTAVGLGPFAGVLALICHNTGVMGKLWAESMEETDSGPQQALSTAGASRFQQVTHAALPMVLGQFVGLLLYRFDVNVRSSLVLGLVGAGGIGLLINQSIKSFRFDAMLTQILVVLVLIILVDQLSSFIRRKLEV, from the coding sequence ATGAGCACGCCGGTAGCAACCCTCTCAGTACCAAAGGTCCCCAATGCCGGTTGGCGGATGACCTCCATACTCACTGCCATTGCGGTGTTCATCGTGTTTCACGTCTTTGCGTTGCGCGGCACAGACTTCCAGCTCTCGGCACTAGTCAGCGGGGCCGAAGGAATGGCTTCCTTCCTGGCCGACGCATTCCCGCCCGACCTTGACTGGGACAAGGTGGTGGCACCCGCGTTGAAGGCAACGACCGTAACGCTGTGGATCGGGTTGCTCGGCACCACCCTCTCCATCCCCAGCGCATTGCTGCTGGCGGTTTTCGCTTCCCGCACCACCACGCCCCACCCGTGGGTGTACCAGCTCTCCCGGGCGATCCTGTCCTTCTTCCGCGCGGTGCCAGACATCGTCTTCGCCCTCATCTTCGTGACGGCGGTCGGCCTCGGCCCCTTCGCCGGCGTGCTCGCCTTGATCTGCCACAACACCGGCGTGATGGGCAAGCTCTGGGCCGAGTCCATGGAGGAAACCGATTCCGGTCCGCAGCAGGCGCTCTCCACCGCCGGAGCCTCCCGGTTCCAGCAGGTCACCCACGCCGCGCTGCCCATGGTGCTCGGCCAGTTCGTCGGCCTGCTGCTCTACCGCTTCGACGTGAATGTCCGCTCCTCCCTGGTGCTTGGGCTCGTCGGCGCGGGCGGCATCGGCCTGCTGATCAACCAGTCCATCAAGTCCTTCCGCTTCGATGCGATGCTCACCCAGATCCTCGTGGTCCTGGTCCTGATCATCCTCGTCGACCAGCTTTCCTCCTTCATCAGGCGCAAATTGGAGGTCTGA